ATTTTTGTTTTATGGATTACCGATAGCTATTTCTATTATTTTAAGTTCTATAATTACATTATTATTGATATTACCTTTTGATGTAACCATTGCGACAGCAGCACAACGTATGGTTACAGGGATAGATGATTTTACAATGTTAGCAATTCCATTGTTTGTGTTAGCTGGTATCATTATGAATAATGGTGGTATAGCATTTAGATTAGTTAACTTTGCAAAAGTCTTGGTAGGACGATTGCCTGGTTCGCTGGCACATACAAACACTGTTGGGAACATGTTATTCGGTTCAATATCTGGTTCAAGTGTTGCCGCTGCGGCTGCCATGGGTCGTATCATGGGGCCTATGGAAAAAGCACAAGGCTATAAAAAAGAATATTCTGCCGCTGCAAATATCGCTTCTGCACCATCAGGTTTATTAATACCTCCAAGTTCTTTACTAATAGTGTATTCTCTAGTTAGTGGTGGGACATCTATAGCGGCACTATTTATTGCAGGATATATTCCAGGTATTTTATGGGGCATTTGCTGTATGATTGTTGCATTTTTTATGGCTAAAAAACATGGCTATAAAGGATCTGAAAAGATTGCATGGAAAGATAAAATATTTTTATTTTTAGATGCTATTCCAAGCTTATTACTAATTGTCATAGTAATAGGTGGGATTGTAGTTGGCGTGTTTACAGCAACAGAAGGAGCAGCAGTAGCTGTATTATATGCAACAGTATTGTCGCTCATTTATAAAAGTTTAAAAATTAAAAATATACCAAGTATAATTAAAGAAACTGCAGAAATTACAGGGATGATTTTATTTTTAATTACTGCTTCGGCATTATTTTCACTCGTTATGAGTTATACAGGTTTACCTGAAGCAATATCTAAAAGTATTATTTCGTTAACTGATAATCCAATTCTGTTATTACTATTAATGAATGTTATTTTATTAATAATTGGAACTTTTATGGATATTACGCCAGCAGTATTAATTTTTACTCCGATTTTTTTACCAATATCTGAAGCTATAGGCTTAGATCCTATTCATTTTGGAATTATTATAGCCTTTAACTTATGTATAGGTAATATTACGCCACCAGTGGGAAGTGCGTTGTTTGTGGGGGCTAGTGTTGGAGAAGTCAGGGTAGAATCAGTATTTAAATATTTATTACCTTATTTTGCTATACTTATCATTTTATTACTTGTCATTACCTTTATACCGCAATTATCATTATTTTTACCAAAATTATTAGGATTATAATAAAAAAAGTGAGTCTGAGGCTTAATATTGTCTTCAGACTCACTTTTATATGAGCAGTAGATGATTGAATTGAAAATGCGCTTGTATCAAGCTTTTTCCAACTCTAGTCATCTTTGTTGGGTCGGGACTACAAAATCTTCTTATAAAAATAAGATTTTTGCCCCGCCCCCCATTGTTTAATTAAAAGATATTAATTTTTCATGCTCTAATTTATCGTCATACATAGGAATTTGACTATTTTTTTGAATGAAGATAGGGATAGTGTCAAGTTCAATATCTAAGGAGATATATTGACCACCTTCATAACTTTCTTGTGTAAAGAAATTAACCCAACCTTTATTGTTTTGTGGTAAGTAGATTGTTTTAGTTGATTGTCCCGGTTCTACTACTGGTGAAACTAACATCTTCGAACCTAACATCCATGTGTCGTAATCTTCTAATGTCTGAGTGTCTCGTTCAAACTCTAAAAACGTTGGTCGTACAATAGGCATAAAATCATGATGACTCTCTTGTTGTAATTGGTCAAAATAAGGAATTAAGCGTTCATGAAGATGCATTGCTGCTTTAACATCTTCGAGCACTTCAGGATGCATCCAAGGTTCATTTACCGTTTGATCGCTATTCCAAGAATGTATTGAAAAACGAGGATAAAATATACCATTTTGTACCCAACGTAAAAATAGTTCAGGATCAGGTTTGGGTCCGGAAAAGCCTCCGATATCATGACCAAAGTTATGTACTCCCGATAAGCTTAATCCTTGAGCCATATAATTATTATATTTTAAAGATTCCCAGCTCGTATTGTTATCACCGGTCCAAGTTTGCACGTATTTAGACATACCTGCACAACCGGAACGACTAATGATATAAGGAGTAGTGGTGTCAGTTTCTTTAATTTGAATCTCCCTAGATGCCATAGACATTAATAATGGCATGATTGCTCTATAGTCATTGAAGTTAGTATGACCGCTATTAAAGCCATAAACTTGCGCGTGTGAATCCCAAATTTCAAATTCATTATTGTCATTCCACGTGCAATGAATGTGGTTGTCGATTAATTTTGTTTTGATTTGATGTTGCCACCATGCAATCGTTTGAGGATTAGTAAAGTCTAAGTAATAGCCTTCATCATCCCAAAATTGAATTTTAAGAGGGTCGCCATGTTCATCTTTTATAAAACCGTCAAACTCCAAGACTTCGTCAAGTAGGGGATGATTTAACATAAGTGATGGCTTAATGTTTGCTACCACTTCCACCTTATTATCGGTAAATGCCTTACCAAATGCTTGAGGATTAGGAAACTTGTCATAATTCCAATTAAAGACATACCGCTTATCGTCTATGGATGTATAGCCTGATGATAAATGAAATGAACGTACATTAATATCGTGTTTTTTACAATCATTTAGAAAGTGAGATAAACGTGACTGAGAACGTGGTTCGTCAGTATACTGCATCGTTGAACCTGAGTATGAAGCGCTCCAGCTAGGAAAAACAGTTGGGCGACCTGTTATTTGACTGAACTTTTGTGTTACGTCCTTTATAGTAGAGCCACCTATAACATAATAGTCTAAGAAAGTTGCTTCCGTTTCATAATAACGATAATAGCCATGATAATTGTCTAGTTCTTTCCCTAAATCAAATGTTGAGCGTTGATAATCATCGTAATAAAGACCATACGTCATTTCATTTGATGGCTTATAAGTAATATAAAAAGGAATATGTTTATATAAAGGGTCAGTATTTTTGGCGCTATAACCCATAGCGTCAATATTTAACATGCGATAGCGTTCGCCGTGTTTATTTACTGTGCCCGACTTTTCACCTAGGCCAAAGTATTTTTCATCTATTTCCCTGGAAATATAATGGCATGTAGAATGGTTATCGGAAATGTCGAAATGATAAGCTTGAGTTTGACGATCATTAAATAAAGGTTGGAATATATCCTTAGCATCTTTTTGAAACCAATAAAATTTCAAACGTTGTTTATTTATTACTAATTTTAATTGAGTCGTCTTAATAGTTATGTCCTCGTCGTTTTCATCGACAGTAAATTTGGATAATGCAAAACCATGTGTATGATATCTTGATAAACCTTCGTATGGTAAAACAGTGTCATAAGGCGTAATAGTATAAGTAGGTAGCGTTATACGAGCGTTTTTACTTATTTTTACGTTGATAATAGTATTTTCTAATACACGAATAATATAAAAACATTTTTTGACCGGATGTTTTATTTCGACGGTATGTGCGTTAACTAAATGTGCAATTTTATGAGTCATTTGCGAGCCTCCTCAGAAAAATGAAAACGTTGTTATTTTTACAGCATATAGTTTTATGTGTAAAATTGCAAAACAATTGGATAGTTATTTTATAAATTGTGTGATGTATAAAACCTATGAAATTGTAGTCGAAATGGTTAATAAATAGTGAATATTAATAAAAAATAATGGCACCACTAATCTTGAATTTAAACAGTATTCGTCAATACAAATTATATAAAATATGGAGTTTTATTTTAAATTATTTTATAATCGCGTAAAAAGAATCTATTGTTATTTAATTATAGAAAATAATAGTAAATTTAATGGGGTGATGTTTTTGATGCTAGATATATTTCAAAATCAAAAGACAACAATATCAATGACGCAACAACTTAGCCAGTCAATATCACTACTACAATATTCAGTAATGGAGTTAAAAGAATTTATACAAGAAGAGGCATTAGAAAATCCCTTGATTGAAATAGAAGATAAAAAGTATGATAATGCAAAAATAAATACGACTAAGTATAAAAATGATAATGACAATGATTATATTGAAAGCTTGCCAAATGAAGATCATTTAATTTGGGATGAACTATTAAGGGAGATTAAAGTAGCTGATTGTATACAGAGGGATAAAGTAATTTTAGTTAAAATTATTTTAAATTTAAATGAAAGCGGTTTCTTAAATGTGGATGATGACGCTTTAGCTCGTGAATGCAATATTAAAGACTATGAGTTAGACGAATATATTTTATTGTTACAAAATTTTGGACCACAGGGTGTAGGTGCGAGAAGTCTAAAAGAATGTCTACAATTGCAAGTCAGAAACGAATCAGCGCAGATTCGAAAAATAGTACAACATTCAGTTAAAGAAATAGCAAATGGCGATTGGGAGAAAATTGCCCTACAATTTAAACTGTCTAAAACAGAATTATCTACATTTATTGAAATGGCAAAGAAACTTAAAATTAAGCCATTTGCATATGAACGCGTGAGTTCGGAGTATTTACAATTATTTCCTGATGTCATTATAGAAAAGCATAAAAAAGGGTTCAACGTACGCTTGAATGAATCATGTATACCTAATGTTGAAGTGAATGAATATTATCTATCATTGGAAGATCAAAATAAGGAATTAAAATCATACATTAAACAACATTACAAAAACTATTTATGGCTGACACATAGTCTTGAAAAAAGGCAAGAAACACTAA
The genomic region above belongs to Staphylococcus durrellii and contains:
- a CDS encoding TRAP transporter large permease, yielding MTLVAGLVLFISFFVFLFYGLPIAISIILSSIITLLLILPFDVTIATAAQRMVTGIDDFTMLAIPLFVLAGIIMNNGGIAFRLVNFAKVLVGRLPGSLAHTNTVGNMLFGSISGSSVAAAAAMGRIMGPMEKAQGYKKEYSAAANIASAPSGLLIPPSSLLIVYSLVSGGTSIAALFIAGYIPGILWGICCMIVAFFMAKKHGYKGSEKIAWKDKIFLFLDAIPSLLLIVIVIGGIVVGVFTATEGAAVAVLYATVLSLIYKSLKIKNIPSIIKETAEITGMILFLITASALFSLVMSYTGLPEAISKSIISLTDNPILLLLLMNVILLIIGTFMDITPAVLIFTPIFLPISEAIGLDPIHFGIIIAFNLCIGNITPPVGSALFVGASVGEVRVESVFKYLLPYFAILIILLLVITFIPQLSLFLPKLLGL
- a CDS encoding glycoside hydrolase family 31 protein, with translation MTHKIAHLVNAHTVEIKHPVKKCFYIIRVLENTIINVKISKNARITLPTYTITPYDTVLPYEGLSRYHTHGFALSKFTVDENDEDITIKTTQLKLVINKQRLKFYWFQKDAKDIFQPLFNDRQTQAYHFDISDNHSTCHYISREIDEKYFGLGEKSGTVNKHGERYRMLNIDAMGYSAKNTDPLYKHIPFYITYKPSNEMTYGLYYDDYQRSTFDLGKELDNYHGYYRYYETEATFLDYYVIGGSTIKDVTQKFSQITGRPTVFPSWSASYSGSTMQYTDEPRSQSRLSHFLNDCKKHDINVRSFHLSSGYTSIDDKRYVFNWNYDKFPNPQAFGKAFTDNKVEVVANIKPSLMLNHPLLDEVLEFDGFIKDEHGDPLKIQFWDDEGYYLDFTNPQTIAWWQHQIKTKLIDNHIHCTWNDNNEFEIWDSHAQVYGFNSGHTNFNDYRAIMPLLMSMASREIQIKETDTTTPYIISRSGCAGMSKYVQTWTGDNNTSWESLKYNNYMAQGLSLSGVHNFGHDIGGFSGPKPDPELFLRWVQNGIFYPRFSIHSWNSDQTVNEPWMHPEVLEDVKAAMHLHERLIPYFDQLQQESHHDFMPIVRPTFLEFERDTQTLEDYDTWMLGSKMLVSPVVEPGQSTKTIYLPQNNKGWVNFFTQESYEGGQYISLDIELDTIPIFIQKNSQIPMYDDKLEHEKLISFN
- the rpoN gene encoding RNA polymerase factor sigma-54, with the translated sequence MLDIFQNQKTTISMTQQLSQSISLLQYSVMELKEFIQEEALENPLIEIEDKKYDNAKINTTKYKNDNDNDYIESLPNEDHLIWDELLREIKVADCIQRDKVILVKIILNLNESGFLNVDDDALARECNIKDYELDEYILLLQNFGPQGVGARSLKECLQLQVRNESAQIRKIVQHSVKEIANGDWEKIALQFKLSKTELSTFIEMAKKLKIKPFAYERVSSEYLQLFPDVIIEKHKKGFNVRLNESCIPNVEVNEYYLSLEDQNKELKSYIKQHYKNYLWLTHSLEKRQETLMNVTKSILMYQQDLFDKKRNMIKPMTLESIASDIDMNVSTISRTIKNKVIQSPAGTFYMADLFTSKLSTGMGDNVSSINVKSLINNYIKDENKSEPLSDNALSTTLREQNGIEISRRTVTKYRKAMRIASSTDRKKER